The Noviherbaspirillum saxi genome includes a window with the following:
- a CDS encoding DMT family transporter, which yields MNRQLTLPTALMLVVPPLLWAGNAIVGRLFHEVVPPLMLNFLRWAIAFVILLPLAISIFRPGSGLWQHRARLSILGLLGIGLYNALQYLALQTSTPINVTLVAASMPVWMLLIGSLFFQSKVTRKQVIGAAFSIAGVLLVLSRGELAQLLALRLVAGDVFMILATIAWSLYSWLLTRSEMPDSLRGHWAAFLLAQVSFGVVWSGAFAAGEWAVTGREITWSWQLAAALLYVAIGPAVLAFRCWGVGVQRVGPNVAGFFSNLTPLFAALMSSAFLGEMPHLYHVIAFALIVSGIVLSAR from the coding sequence ATGAATCGTCAACTGACGCTGCCCACCGCGTTGATGCTTGTTGTGCCCCCATTACTTTGGGCCGGCAATGCGATTGTCGGCCGCCTGTTCCATGAAGTGGTCCCGCCGCTCATGCTGAATTTTCTCCGCTGGGCTATCGCGTTTGTCATCTTGCTGCCGCTTGCCATATCGATTTTCCGGCCGGGAAGCGGGTTGTGGCAGCATCGGGCCCGTCTTTCCATTCTGGGGCTATTAGGTATCGGCCTGTACAACGCGCTGCAATATCTCGCACTGCAGACCTCGACGCCGATCAATGTCACCCTGGTCGCGGCCAGCATGCCGGTCTGGATGCTGCTGATAGGATCCCTGTTCTTTCAATCCAAGGTCACGCGCAAGCAGGTGATCGGCGCCGCATTTTCAATTGCTGGCGTGCTGCTGGTGCTGAGCCGGGGCGAACTCGCCCAATTGCTGGCGTTGCGCCTGGTGGCTGGCGATGTGTTCATGATCCTGGCGACGATCGCGTGGTCGCTGTACAGCTGGCTGCTGACACGTTCGGAAATGCCGGATAGCTTGCGCGGACACTGGGCTGCATTTCTGCTGGCACAGGTCAGTTTTGGCGTCGTATGGTCGGGGGCTTTTGCGGCCGGAGAATGGGCGGTGACGGGCCGTGAAATCACCTGGAGCTGGCAATTGGCAGCGGCATTGCTGTACGTTGCGATTGGTCCGGCGGTGTTGGCGTTCCGTTGCTGGGGTGTCGGTGTGCAACGCGTCGGACCCAATGTTGCGGGATTTTTCAGTAATCTGACGCCACTATTCGCCGCGCTGATGTCTTCCGCTTTTCTTGGGGAAATGCCTCACCTTTATCATGTGATTGCATTTGCCTTGATCGTCTCGGGGATCGTGCTGTCCGCGCGTTGA